The following are encoded in a window of Kitasatospora sp. NBC_01250 genomic DNA:
- a CDS encoding DUF6745 domain-containing protein: MTTVQQRTAETDPAVLTAGWREVAARTGPADRAAAERGVLAAYRAAGLAAPRALLWFDSPLQATAAALLLTGGSAAVQARLGEDRAEALLAPVAARLAAAGVPPEAGGAGESVREAVRTRPWERGRARTHERLGGPGWASLWSLTGAELWPQKQALTARIKGAVADLLDGSSAQEAEDEALRAAGEHDAAELLRERVPAAVAAVRLALLDAVLGQHDAAWLAAQEAAGQLDGERDGALSALAGVARAAGWWWPYAQVVLLTERPSELHRDEAGRLDRADGPALAYPDGFALHVWRGMPVPADFLAGLGGLTLARIQAEENAELRRVMLEHYGYDRYLAETGAEPLHRDGTGVLWRIQLPGDEPVVMVEVVNSTPEPDGSSRTYWLRVPPRIRTARAGVAWTFGVTEEEYRPLRET; encoded by the coding sequence ATGACGACGGTTCAGCAGCGCACTGCCGAGACCGATCCGGCCGTGCTGACGGCCGGCTGGCGCGAGGTGGCCGCCCGCACCGGGCCGGCCGACCGGGCGGCGGCCGAGCGGGGGGTGCTGGCCGCCTACCGGGCGGCGGGCCTGGCCGCCCCGCGGGCCCTGCTGTGGTTCGACTCGCCGCTCCAGGCCACCGCGGCCGCCCTGCTGCTCACCGGCGGCAGCGCGGCGGTGCAGGCCCGGCTGGGCGAGGACCGGGCCGAGGCTCTTCTCGCCCCGGTCGCGGCGCGGCTCGCGGCGGCCGGCGTGCCTCCCGAAGCGGGCGGCGCGGGGGAGAGCGTGCGGGAGGCGGTGCGCACCCGGCCGTGGGAGCGCGGCCGGGCCCGGACGCACGAGCGGCTCGGCGGTCCGGGCTGGGCCTCGCTCTGGTCGCTGACCGGTGCTGAACTCTGGCCGCAGAAGCAGGCGTTGACCGCACGGATCAAGGGCGCGGTGGCCGACCTGCTGGACGGATCCAGCGCGCAGGAGGCCGAGGACGAGGCGCTGCGCGCGGCGGGGGAGCACGACGCCGCCGAGCTGCTGCGCGAGCGGGTCCCGGCGGCCGTGGCGGCCGTCCGGCTCGCGCTGCTCGACGCGGTCCTCGGCCAGCACGACGCGGCCTGGCTGGCCGCCCAGGAGGCGGCCGGCCAGCTCGACGGCGAGCGTGACGGCGCCCTGTCCGCGCTGGCTGGGGTGGCCCGGGCCGCCGGCTGGTGGTGGCCCTACGCCCAGGTGGTGCTGCTCACCGAGCGCCCCAGCGAGCTGCACCGCGACGAGGCCGGGCGGCTGGACCGCGCGGACGGCCCCGCGCTCGCCTATCCGGACGGCTTCGCCCTGCACGTCTGGCGGGGCATGCCGGTGCCCGCCGACTTCCTGGCCGGGCTCGGCGGGCTGACCCTCGCCCGGATCCAGGCCGAGGAGAACGCCGAGCTGCGCCGCGTGATGCTGGAGCACTACGGCTATGACCGCTACCTGGCCGAGACCGGCGCCGAGCCGCTGCACCGGGACGGGACCGGGGTGCTCTGGCGGATCCAACTGCCGGGCGACGAGCCGGTGGTGATGGTGGAGGTGGTCAATTCGACGCCCGAGCCCGATGGCAGCAGCCGGACCTACTGGCTGCGGGTGCCGCCGCGCATCCGCACGGCGCGTGCCGGGGTGGCCTGGACCTTCGGGGTGACGGAGGAGGAGTACCGGCCGCTGCGCGAGACGTGA
- a CDS encoding FUSC family protein, producing MPGVSEEVTGIVRRGLRDPAVVQTVRATVAATLAYVVALQVSSEPAPLTAPLTALLVVQVTLYATLTTGVRRVNSVVVGVVIAIGFSSVMGLSWWSLGLIILAALTIGRFVRVDEFVNEVAISAMLVLGVTRLASQAWDRVLETLVGAVVGLLFNLVFAPPVWVDTAGESIEDLARRARHLLLRIGEELGEPIPVARAAERLHEARRLDQAIADVDAALRQAEDSLRLNPRITEGRLSRIVLRTGLDTLEICVVVVRVLARSLTDLAKRREVGERLFPPEVAVELEELLEHIGNALVSFAVLVTTQVSSDAQQAENRLAEELTAAWASRDRVAQLLLRRVQEHPKAWQLHGSLLAEVDRILDELDLDHRSRRLMEELDRASAADRERFSRFGRLRRLIRGERVGRDGRARRRREKAKRSGDEQVSRV from the coding sequence ATGCCCGGTGTGAGTGAGGAAGTGACAGGGATCGTCCGGCGCGGGCTGCGCGATCCGGCGGTGGTGCAGACGGTGCGTGCGACGGTGGCGGCGACCCTCGCCTATGTCGTCGCGCTGCAGGTGAGCAGCGAGCCGGCACCGCTGACCGCGCCGCTCACCGCCCTGCTCGTCGTGCAGGTCACCCTGTACGCCACCCTCACCACCGGCGTCCGCCGGGTGAACTCGGTGGTGGTGGGCGTGGTGATCGCCATCGGGTTCAGCTCGGTGATGGGGCTGAGCTGGTGGAGCCTGGGGCTGATCATCCTGGCCGCGCTGACCATCGGGCGTTTCGTGCGGGTGGACGAGTTCGTCAACGAGGTCGCGATCAGCGCGATGCTGGTGCTCGGGGTGACCAGGCTGGCCTCCCAGGCCTGGGACCGGGTGCTGGAGACGCTGGTCGGGGCGGTGGTCGGGCTGCTCTTCAACCTGGTGTTCGCCCCGCCGGTGTGGGTGGACACGGCCGGCGAGTCGATCGAGGACCTGGCCCGCCGCGCCCGCCACCTGCTGCTGCGGATCGGTGAGGAACTCGGCGAGCCGATCCCGGTCGCGCGCGCCGCTGAGCGGCTGCACGAGGCCCGCCGGCTCGACCAGGCGATCGCGGACGTGGACGCGGCGCTGCGCCAGGCCGAGGACAGCCTGCGGCTGAACCCGCGGATCACCGAGGGCCGGCTCTCGCGGATAGTGCTGCGCACCGGGCTGGACACCCTGGAGATCTGCGTGGTCGTGGTCCGGGTGCTGGCCCGCTCGCTGACCGACCTGGCCAAGCGGCGCGAGGTGGGCGAACGCCTCTTCCCGCCCGAGGTCGCCGTGGAGCTGGAGGAGCTGCTGGAGCACATCGGCAACGCTCTGGTCAGCTTCGCGGTCCTGGTGACCACGCAGGTCAGCAGTGACGCGCAGCAGGCCGAGAACCGGCTGGCCGAGGAGCTGACCGCGGCCTGGGCCAGCCGGGACCGGGTCGCCCAGCTGCTGCTGCGGCGCGTCCAGGAGCACCCCAAGGCCTGGCAGCTGCACGGCTCGCTGCTGGCCGAGGTCGACCGGATCCTCGACGAGCTTGACCTGGACCACCGCTCGCGGCGCCTGATGGAGGAGCTGGACCGGGCCTCGGCGGCCGACCGGGAGCGGTTCTCCCGGTTCGGCCGGCTGCGTCGGCTGATCCGCGGCGAGCGGGTGGGCCGGGACGGGCGTGCGCGGCGCCGTCGTGAGAAGGCGAAGCGCTCCGGTGACGAGCAGGTCAGCCGCGTTTGA
- a CDS encoding SAM-dependent methyltransferase — translation MSDTDWMRHKPEDDDRPAVDLRMEVPHSARVYDYLIGGKTNFEADRVAAHASVEAWPALPVSMRTTRTFMQRAVRHLTEQYGVRQFLDIGTGIPTSPNVHEIAQAIAPETRVAYVDNDPIVLTHARALMSSTPQGRTCYLDADLRDVDSIIGSAQLREVLDLSRPVALSLIAIVHFVLDRDDPQGIVRRLMDQLAPGSFLALTVFTGDTDPVGVGGVSREYNARGIPLQVRDKAEATAFFDGYELLDPGVALVHQWRPDPGAAPVRDQDIAMYGGVAVKRG, via the coding sequence ATGTCGGACACGGACTGGATGAGGCACAAGCCGGAGGATGACGACCGACCGGCCGTCGATCTGCGGATGGAGGTCCCGCATTCGGCCCGGGTCTACGACTACCTCATCGGCGGCAAGACCAACTTCGAGGCGGACCGGGTGGCCGCCCACGCCTCGGTCGAGGCCTGGCCGGCCCTGCCCGTCTCGATGCGGACCACCCGCACCTTCATGCAGCGCGCCGTGCGCCACCTGACCGAGCAGTACGGGGTCCGCCAGTTCCTGGACATCGGCACCGGCATCCCCACCTCGCCCAACGTGCACGAGATCGCCCAGGCCATCGCCCCCGAGACGCGGGTCGCCTACGTCGACAACGACCCGATCGTGCTGACCCACGCGCGGGCCCTGATGTCGAGCACCCCGCAGGGCCGCACCTGCTACCTGGACGCCGACCTGCGCGACGTCGACTCGATCATCGGCTCGGCGCAGCTGCGCGAGGTGCTGGACCTGAGCCGCCCGGTGGCACTGTCACTGATCGCGATCGTGCACTTCGTGCTCGACCGGGACGACCCGCAGGGCATCGTGCGCCGGCTCATGGACCAGCTCGCCCCGGGCAGCTTCCTCGCCCTGACCGTCTTCACCGGCGACACCGACCCGGTGGGCGTGGGCGGGGTCAGCCGCGAGTACAACGCGCGCGGCATCCCGCTCCAGGTCCGGGACAAGGCGGAGGCGACCGCCTTCTTCGACGGCTACGAGCTGCTCGACCCCGGGGTGGCCCTGGTCCACCAGTGGCGGCCGGACCCGGGCGCGGCCCCGGTGCGCGACCAGGACATCGCGATGTACGGCGGCGTGGCCGTCAAACGCGGCTGA
- a CDS encoding STM4015 family protein has product MSTISGHLTAFHGLPVFDHTATLSEESEAAELPAAADAAWKIGLDYDSELSFEEAWQAFLDSVDTTGVRAVVIGNWWGDDYDPLTRPLAAIVAAAGQLPALQALFIGDVVGEECELSWLQMTDITPVLESFAQLEELVVRGASAGYGPSDPPLSLRPLRHERLRALRFEAGGLPGSVVRSVTACEFPALERLELWLGVEEYGGDATITDLAPLLAGAGLPALRHLGLENSELQDEIAAAVAGAPVVAQLDGLSLAMGTLTDEGATALLEGQPLTHLSTLDLHHHFLTDAMVERLRTELEPAGVTVDLSEQETPDEYNGETWRYTANAE; this is encoded by the coding sequence TTGTCCACGATCAGCGGCCACCTCACCGCCTTCCACGGCCTGCCCGTCTTCGACCACACCGCGACCCTGTCCGAGGAGTCCGAGGCGGCCGAGCTGCCCGCCGCCGCGGACGCGGCCTGGAAGATCGGGCTCGACTACGACTCCGAGCTGTCCTTCGAGGAGGCCTGGCAGGCCTTCCTGGACAGCGTCGACACCACCGGGGTGCGGGCCGTCGTGATCGGCAACTGGTGGGGCGACGACTACGACCCGCTCACCCGCCCGCTCGCCGCCATCGTGGCCGCCGCCGGTCAACTGCCCGCGCTCCAGGCGCTGTTCATCGGCGACGTGGTCGGCGAGGAGTGCGAGCTGTCCTGGCTGCAGATGACCGACATCACGCCCGTGCTGGAGTCCTTCGCGCAGCTGGAGGAGCTGGTGGTGCGCGGCGCCTCGGCCGGCTACGGCCCCTCGGACCCGCCGCTGTCGCTGCGCCCACTGCGGCACGAACGACTGCGCGCGCTGCGCTTCGAGGCCGGCGGCCTGCCCGGCTCGGTGGTCCGCTCCGTGACCGCCTGCGAGTTCCCCGCCCTGGAGCGGCTCGAACTCTGGCTCGGCGTCGAAGAGTACGGCGGCGACGCGACCATCACCGACCTCGCACCGCTGCTGGCCGGCGCCGGGCTACCCGCGCTGCGCCATCTCGGCCTGGAGAACAGCGAGTTGCAGGACGAGATCGCCGCCGCCGTGGCCGGCGCACCGGTGGTCGCCCAACTCGACGGGCTGAGCCTGGCGATGGGCACGCTCACCGACGAAGGTGCCACCGCCCTGCTCGAGGGCCAGCCGCTCACCCACCTGAGCACCCTCGACCTGCACCACCACTTCCTGACGGACGCGATGGTCGAGCGGCTGCGCACCGAGCTGGAGCCGGCCGGGGTGACCGTCGACCTCTCCGAGCAGGAGACGCCGGACGAGTACAACGGCGAGACCTGGCGCTACACCGCCAACGCCGAGTAA